A single genomic interval of Selenobaculum gibii harbors:
- a CDS encoding DMT family transporter: MKLKGNLILLLVAMIWGVAFVAQRAGMEYIGPFTYTGVRFALGCFSLLPLLYYFRDSKEEKDKQDSKTSAWKVGLFTGLIMCIAVSLQQIGLIYTTAGKAAFVTCLYIIFVPLVGFLLKQHISGSTWFGAFLSIIGLYFLCVKEGFYMEYGDLLVVGSAFFWTVHILVIDRYAKAINSIQLAFFQFFFCALFSGIVAIVTETISLASIIDCAVPIAYGGLMSVGVAYTLQIVGQKYAEPAHAAVIMSMETVFGALAGYFLLGEILGVRELTGCTLMMIGMLVTQMGGFKQLKEKIKRYQNSSATE; this comes from the coding sequence TTGAAATTAAAAGGAAATTTGATTTTATTACTTGTCGCTATGATTTGGGGCGTGGCTTTCGTTGCGCAGCGGGCAGGAATGGAATATATTGGACCATTTACTTATACGGGAGTACGTTTTGCTTTGGGGTGTTTCTCCTTGTTGCCACTTTTATATTATTTCCGTGATTCAAAAGAGGAGAAGGATAAGCAGGATAGCAAAACAAGTGCTTGGAAAGTTGGCTTATTTACAGGCTTAATTATGTGTATTGCGGTGTCATTACAGCAAATTGGTTTAATCTATACAACTGCCGGTAAGGCGGCTTTTGTTACGTGTTTATATATTATATTTGTTCCGTTAGTTGGGTTTCTTTTAAAACAACATATTAGTGGAAGTACATGGTTTGGTGCATTCTTATCTATCATAGGACTATATTTTCTTTGTGTAAAAGAAGGATTTTATATGGAATATGGTGATTTATTGGTTGTAGGAAGTGCTTTTTTTTGGACAGTACATATTTTGGTGATTGATCGTTATGCAAAAGCAATTAATTCAATTCAATTGGCATTTTTTCAGTTTTTCTTTTGTGCTTTATTTAGTGGGATAGTAGCAATCGTAACAGAAACGATTTCTTTAGCAAGTATTATCGATTGTGCAGTACCAATTGCTTATGGAGGGTTAATGTCAGTTGGTGTTGCTTATACGCTTCAAATTGTAGGGCAGAAATATGCAGAGCCTGCGCATGCTGCGGTTATTATGAGTATGGAGACTGTATTCGGTGCATTAGCAGGTTATTTCTTATTGGGGGAAATTCTTGGAGTAAGAGAGCTAACCGGTTGTACGTTAATGATGATTGGTATGTTAGTGACTCAAATGGGCGGATTTAAACAATTAAAAGAAAAAATTAAACGGTATCAAAATTCGTCTGCTACGGAGTAA
- a CDS encoding M20/M25/M40 family metallo-hydrolase: MINKIRILEEFLTLVKISSPTGNERQIADYLKNLLTDIGLTVTEDKTGESFGGNCGNVIAYLNSTKANTPTLLLSAHMDCVNPCENVKPRLKNGMITSDGTTILGGDDKAGIASILEAIRIVEEKEIPHGGIQVIFTVAEEGGLNGSKYLDKEWIKSDFGFCLDSSGNPGKVIIKAPGQDNITAKIKGKSAHAGIAPESGINAITIASKAIATMKSGRIDEETTANIGIIHGGIATNIVPEYVEIFCEARSCSPQKLANQTKHMSDTFSKVAIENKASIDIILEHEYSSYELDTSSQLIQIATEAIKNAHIDLELAATGGGSDANYFNAKGLPCAVLGVGMSKVHTTEEFILEEDLYKTATIVLELIKSCANKVKL, encoded by the coding sequence ATGATAAATAAAATACGTATATTAGAAGAATTCTTGACTTTAGTAAAAATATCTTCGCCTACAGGAAATGAACGCCAAATAGCAGATTATTTAAAAAATCTCTTAACGGATATTGGGCTAACCGTAACTGAAGATAAAACGGGCGAGTCTTTTGGCGGCAATTGTGGTAACGTAATCGCCTATTTGAATAGCACTAAAGCAAATACACCCACTTTGTTATTATCCGCTCATATGGACTGCGTTAACCCTTGTGAAAACGTAAAACCCCGTTTAAAAAATGGAATGATTACCTCTGATGGCACGACCATTCTTGGCGGTGATGATAAAGCGGGTATCGCCAGTATTCTCGAAGCTATTCGTATCGTTGAAGAAAAAGAAATTCCCCATGGCGGCATTCAAGTGATTTTTACTGTAGCCGAAGAAGGCGGACTCAACGGCTCAAAATACCTAGATAAAGAATGGATTAAATCAGATTTTGGCTTTTGCCTAGATTCTAGCGGCAATCCAGGTAAAGTTATTATCAAAGCGCCAGGGCAGGATAATATCACTGCTAAAATCAAAGGAAAATCTGCTCATGCTGGTATTGCTCCTGAAAGTGGCATAAATGCAATTACCATCGCCAGCAAAGCAATTGCCACTATGAAATCTGGAAGAATTGATGAAGAAACAACAGCGAATATCGGTATTATTCATGGCGGTATTGCAACAAATATTGTTCCAGAATATGTAGAAATATTCTGTGAAGCCCGTAGTTGTTCTCCGCAAAAATTAGCGAATCAAACAAAGCATATGTCAGATACATTTTCCAAAGTAGCGATAGAGAATAAAGCCAGCATAGATATTATTTTAGAGCATGAATATTCCTCTTACGAACTTGATACCAGCAGTCAATTAATCCAAATTGCAACAGAAGCAATAAAAAATGCACATATTGATTTAGAGCTTGCTGCAACTGGAGGAGGCAGTGATGCCAACTATTTTAATGCTAAAGGTCTTCCATGTGCTGTACTAGGTGTAGGAATGAGCAAAGTCCATACAACAGAAGAGTTTATCCTTGAAGAAGATCTTTATAAAACGGCCACCATCGTTTTAGAATTAATTAAATCCTGTGCCAACAAAGTAAAATTATAA
- the cls gene encoding cardiolipin synthase produces the protein MENIAGNFIMIFILLANFLFVLFILCIERKNPSLALSWILALVFLPIIGFILYLLFGTNIVIRKKKTLEMKRQQDLFYHLSTITRIKLKGDSLALQHKELFTYQKLLNFNYNVGTCPCTFHNDVQIFIDAQEKYFQLLHDIKQAKESIHLLYFIIRDDKIGRKIIAALAKKAKEGVKVRLLYDHAGCILTPSRTFAPIIDCGGEVKRFFPISISNYLRVNFRNHRKIAVIDSKIGYLGGMNIGDEYMGLSPEHSPWRDTHLRIQGESVYFLQSRFIEDWLFACNYRNVEQFSDSEKFFPPVNQECIIPMQIVSSGPDTAEEEIKWNLMNLLNSAKSTVCIQTPYFVPDESFIEAIKITVLSGIKVMIMIPHKTDNMVVHKVSLSYLGELLDYGVEVFLYPGFLHAKMMVIDETVATIGSANMDMRSFSLNFEVNAFFYNEEFAKRCKRIFSDDMKEARPFTLQEYNNRNWGERMIEGVFRLLAPLL, from the coding sequence ATGGAGAATATTGCGGGCAATTTTATTATGATCTTCATTTTATTGGCCAATTTTTTATTTGTTTTATTTATTTTATGTATTGAAAGAAAGAATCCTTCTTTAGCCTTAAGTTGGATTTTAGCGTTAGTGTTCTTACCGATTATCGGGTTTATTTTGTATTTATTATTTGGTACTAATATTGTGATTCGGAAGAAGAAAACTTTGGAAATGAAAAGACAACAAGATCTTTTTTATCATCTAAGTACTATTACAAGAATAAAGCTAAAAGGTGATTCTTTAGCATTACAGCATAAAGAATTATTTACTTACCAGAAGCTACTAAATTTTAATTACAATGTTGGCACATGTCCCTGTACGTTTCATAATGATGTACAAATTTTTATTGATGCCCAAGAGAAATATTTTCAACTTTTACATGATATAAAACAAGCTAAGGAGAGTATTCATTTACTATATTTTATTATTCGTGATGATAAAATTGGCAGAAAAATTATTGCAGCTTTGGCTAAGAAAGCAAAAGAAGGAGTGAAGGTAAGGCTTCTTTATGACCATGCTGGTTGTATTTTGACACCAAGTAGAACTTTTGCACCTATTATTGACTGTGGTGGAGAAGTGAAACGTTTTTTCCCTATTAGTATAAGCAATTATTTAAGGGTGAATTTTCGTAATCATCGAAAGATTGCTGTTATAGATAGTAAAATCGGGTATTTAGGTGGAATGAATATCGGGGATGAGTATATGGGGCTTAGTCCCGAACATTCTCCTTGGCGGGATACGCATTTAAGAATCCAAGGCGAAAGTGTTTATTTTCTTCAATCTAGATTTATTGAGGACTGGTTATTTGCATGTAATTATCGTAATGTAGAACAGTTTTCTGATAGCGAAAAGTTTTTTCCACCGGTGAATCAAGAATGTATTATACCCATGCAAATTGTTTCTAGTGGACCAGATACGGCTGAGGAAGAAATAAAATGGAACTTAATGAATTTATTAAATTCGGCAAAATCCACGGTATGTATTCAGACACCTTACTTTGTACCAGATGAATCATTTATTGAAGCAATAAAAATAACTGTTTTATCAGGAATTAAAGTTATGATTATGATTCCGCATAAAACGGATAATATGGTCGTGCATAAGGTAAGTTTATCTTATCTAGGTGAGCTTCTTGACTATGGAGTTGAGGTTTTCTTATATCCAGGTTTTTTGCATGCAAAGATGATGGTAATTGACGAAACTGTTGCAACAATTGGATCGGCAAATATGGATATGCGCAGTTTTTCTTTGAATTTTGAAGTGAATGCGTTTTTTTACAATGAAGAATTTGCAAAACGCTGTAAAAGAATTTTTTCTGACGATATGAAAGAGGCTCGCCCCTTTACATTGCAAGAATATAACAATCGCAATTGGGGCGAGCGGATGATCGAAGGTGTTTTTCGGTTATTAGCGCCGTTGTTATAA